ccaccccccccccccccccccccccccccccccccccccccccccccccccccccccccccccccccccccccccccccccccccactcccccccccccccccccccccccccccccccccccccccccccccccccccccccccaccacccccccccccccccccccccccccccccccgcccccccccccccccccccccccccaccccccccccccccccccccccccccccccccccccccccccccccccccccccccccccccccccccccccccccaccccccccccccccccaccaccccccaccccccccaccccccccccccccccccccccccccccccccccccccccccccccccccccccccccccccccccccccccccccacccccccccccccccccccccccccccccccccccccccccccccccccccaccccccccccccccccccacccaccaccccccccccccccccccccccccccccacccccccccccccccccccccccccccccccccccccccacacccccccccccccccccccccccccccccccccccccccccccccccccccccccccccccccccccccccccccccccccccccccccccccccccacccccccccccccccccccccccccccccccccacccccccccccccccccccccccccccccccccccccccccaccccccccccccccccccccccccccccccccccccccccccccccccccccccccccccccccccccccccccccccaccaccccccccccaccccccccccccccccccccccacccccccccccccccccccccccccccccccccccccccaccccccccccccccccccccccccccccccccccccccccccccccccccccccccccccccccgcccccccccccccccccaccccccccccccccccccaccccccccccacccccccccccccccacccccaccccccccccccccccccccccccaccccccccccccccccccccccccccccccccccccccccccccccccccccccccccccccccccccccccccccccccccccaaccccccccccccccccccccccaccccccccccccccaccccccccccccccccccccccccccccccccccccccacaccccccccccccccccccccccccccccccccccccccccccccccccaccccccccccgccccccccccccccccccccaccccccccccccccccccccaccccccccccccccccccccccccccccccccccccccccccccccccccccccccccccccccccccccccccccccccccccccccccccccacccccccccccccccccccacccccccccaccacccccccacaccaccaccccccccccccccccccccccccaccacccccccccccccccccccaccccccccccccccccccccccacccccaccccccccccccccccccccccccccccccccccccccccccccccccccccccccccccccccccccccccaccccccccccccccccccccccccccccccccccccacacccccccccccaccccccccccccccccaccccaccccccccaccacccccccccccccccccacccccccccccccccccccccccccaccccccccccccccccccccccccccccccccccctccccccccacccccccccccccccccccaccccccccccccccccccccccccccccccaccccccccccccccccccccccccccccccccccccccccccccccccgccccccccccccccccccccccccacccccccccccccccccccacccccccccccacccccacccccccccccccccccacccccccccccccccccccccccccccccaccccccccccccccccccccccccccaccccccccccccccaacccccccccccccccccacccccccaccccccccacccccccccccccccccccccccccccccccccccaccccccccccccccccccccaccccccccccccccccccccccccccccccccccccccccccccccccccccccccccccccccccccaccccccccccccccccccccccccccccccccaccccccccccccccccccccccccccccaccccccccccccccccccccccccaccccccccccccccccccccccccccccccccccccccccccacccccccccccccccccccccccccccccccccccccccccccccccccccccccccccaccccacccccccccccccccccccccccccccccccccccccacccccccccccacccccccccccccccccccccccccccccccccccccccacccccccacccccccccccccccccccccacccccccccccccccacccccccccccccccccccccccccacccccccccccccccccccccccccccacccccccccccccccccaccaccccccccccccccccccccccccccccccccccccccccccccccccacccccccccccccccccccccccccccccccccccccccccccccccgtcacagtgccttcccccccccccccccccccaactttgGAGTGTGAAGCCCCCCCCCCACTACTGGCCTGCCAGGCCccccccctgacctcaaccccatcgaacacctttgggatgaattgaaaagctgacagcgagccaggcctaattgcctaacatcagtgcccgacgtCACTAAGGCTCTCGGCTGAAAAGAGCAAGACCCCACAGCAacgttccatcatctagtggaaagccttcccagagggtggaggctgttatagcagcaaaggggggaccaattcTATATTAATGccgatgattttggaatgagatgtttgacaagcaggtgtccacatacttttggtcatgtagtgtagaatATTACAGCCTGCTCAGAGACATATGGAGATAGGGTCTCATACACAGAGAGCGAGCCTATATGTCTCTGTGGAACTGATTCTTATTACAGAGGGACTCCCAGACCTAATAAGGCTTGGTTGGGGCGGAGAGTCTTGACATGAAGGATTATACAGCATATGGAAATACTGCTCTATGCTTATGGCTGAGGCTAGTTGGTGCAGTTATTAATGACCGGAGTATATGAAGTTCACTCAGTGGAGCACTGTATGTTTTTGGTAGTACAGTAAATCTACACAAATGCTGTTCGGCTTTTATTAAAATATGGATATAACTTTGTAATGCAGGGAGAGGTGTCGCTATGTGGTTTTAAAAGAATAGTGACATATATTTTGACAGTTTGGGAATGAGGCTTTGTGAACGGTGTTTCAGATCTACTCAGATGGAGGTGTATGTGCTTGTGAGTGTATGTGTCTACATGTTTTCCCTACAAATGCATTatgagtgtgtgtctctgtgtgttcctgtgtgtgcatgtgttggtgtgcatgtgtgtgtgtacctgcattTTGTGTGAAATAACCAGGCTATCTTTCCTAGAGGATTATGATACATACCCATCTATCTGTCCAGCCCTGTCGTCCCCACCTCTTCCTCACCCCATCGCCCCCTTGCCCCCAGCACACTGGTGACCACTGATTCGGGGGACTGGTGGTGATGGCATCACTCTCTACCATGCTGTCACGTAGCCGCGGGGGGTCCACGCATCCATGAATGTCAAAGATATTACCCCCCCCCATCCTCTCGAAAGATGGAGAATAATGTCAGCCTTCAGGTTGAGGGATGGCACCGGCCGTCTCGATGCGTCCTGACAGCCTCAGATATGTCCTAGCCATCGCGTCACACTGCCTCATCATCGCCTCATATCAACCTGATCAGGGAACAGGGAGGAAGGGGTTTAGTTTACCTATACAGTACTCTACCTCCCTAGCTCCCTCACTGGTACTGGTATTGTTAGTTTCTATTGGCTGATTTCCAAATTGTTTTACAATTTGCAGTAGGATGCATCTATCTGATTTGCCTGTTTGTATCACTTCACTTTCGTCTAATTGTTACATTTCTATACTTTCAGACAACCAAGACTTTCTTTGTCATATTTTCAGGCAAAAGAATGGACTGAATCATGGATGAGTAGCACGTTTTCCACTGCTAGTTTCCATTAGGTCTAAGCAGCAGGCTCAGTCATAGTCTGAATAAAGCGTTTCGTCACgtgtctttt
This genomic stretch from Salvelinus namaycush isolate Seneca chromosome 4, SaNama_1.0, whole genome shotgun sequence harbors:
- the LOC120046039 gene encoding basic proline-rich protein-like; this translates as PPPPPPPPPHPPPPPPPPPPPPPPPPPPPPPPPPPPPPPPPPPPPPPPPPPPPPPPPPPPPPTPPPPPPPPPPPPPPPPPPPPPPPPPPPPPPPPPPPPPPPPPPTPPPHPPPPPPPPPPPPPPPPPPPPPPPPPPPPPPPPPPPTPPPPPPPPPPPPPPPPPPPPPPPPPPPLPPPPPPPPPPPPPPPPPPPPPPPPPPPPPPRPPPPPPPPTPPPPPPPPPPPPPPPPPPPPPPPPPPPPPPHHPPPPPPPPPPPPPPPPPPPPPPPPPPPPPPPPPPPPPPPPHPPPPPPPPPPPPPPPPPPPPPPPPTPPPPPPPPPPPPPPPPPPPPPPPPPPPPPPPPPPPPPPPPPPTPPPPPTPPPPPPPPPPPPPPPPPPPPPPPPPPPPPPPPPPPPPPPPPPPPPPPPPPPPPPPPPPPPPPPPPPPHPPPPPPPPPPPPPPPPPPPPPPTPPPPPPPPPPPPPPPPPPPTPPPPPPPPPPPPPHPPPHPPPPPPPPPPPPPPPHPPPPPP